A genomic window from Pecten maximus chromosome 2, xPecMax1.1, whole genome shotgun sequence includes:
- the LOC117322126 gene encoding zinc finger and SCAN domain-containing protein 12-like has product MADTNITAKQRLKRGTLVSDKERRERKQGMDRQRQKSRICVGEQIGRWMAVKVSIGLSKNEDVAKMLLDSWCLINSFYVDDHGNFPGKDCSTEIQSNKTVSPHHLPDQRDTCSKIVSTLMEETLESQKDTDIRQTTQAVNVDFVMVDTNDFSQKPVENGITERLSAVNSSDDTIQSVDGDEVMPASSELSNINEIKCEPEMYTETERNRMTDSVTSHSSDENSDDNTNDTDVDDMWDINMPDDSEYVKPNVHQPDGVEEKDVMLDLSCSEEEVDQDNSSTIRHDDVFHDNSPEPQIQLTPSKQRKARKISKRKYKVKPTVASRKRTASCPEEGHRQSTRLKKKGRRSYVDVDVQETFEANRDKERQPDDESLQSGQEKQYKLYNEDFSSIHPKKRHTARYSEGNSTVPEIHLERQGISTQTDGKPGQRSRPKVKDKTDHTRVPRKENLSYDAASELRDIETFSDEVDLDSDFLEEPDPNDSDYDPEIDIAEPPPKKKRKYTKRKKEEKEKTTDERECLAGNDDGTDKEKSGKKTRGRQKKRAKGEKLNALPGSRRSDKYFPDINVQLEDHKDKYEVITWTSHCKKDRGVDVEQKSFHGYGCKMCGGVFKTTDRSVMEVHLKEHMQGKLTCGECGLVFSYYTQLRKHRLKLHVEAKYTCEECGQQFHYIKVLHTHLSKVHNKNVYQCKKCQMNFQSNADRKAHSLEVHPECFEKCKVCGETVNMTLCKNAMERHMRSYWCHRTASCICEICGKEVQRLSIKTHIRRVHHKTKTLRCDICDFSTHLGSTYKLHMMTHTGEHPVKCSLCDFSCIRSYQLTSHMRTHTGHKPYKCDQCNYASAWNVQLKDHKKAHFSEDRVNCDTCNIVFKDRRGLNMHISKEHANTSVPDSHLVKKNPADTSNYMARENPGDSGSYIAQGHHGSINAYSGHGNPSSSDNYIVRGNLGVPSSYIRGNPGAADAYVARGGNLY; this is encoded by the exons ATGGCTGACACAAACATAACAGCAAAGCAGCGCCTCAAAAGAGGTACACTGGTATCCGATAAAGAAAGACGGGAACGCAAGCAAGGTATGGACAGGCAGCGACAGAAGTCTCGCATCTGTGTCGGTGAACAGATTGGAAGATGGATGGCTGTGAAGGTCAGCATCGGTCTGTCAAAAAACGAAGATGTTGCAAAAATGTTACTGGACAG CTGGTGTTTGATCAACAGTTTCTATGTGGATGACCATGGTAACTTTCCAGGCAAAGACTGTTCAACAGAAATACAGTCAAATAAAACTGTATCTCCTCATCACCTACCTGACCAGAGAGACACATG CTCCAAGATAGTATCCACATTGATGGAAGAGACACTGGAATCACAAAAAGATACTGATATCAGACAGACAACACAGGCTGTGAATGTTGACTTTGTCATGGTTGATACAAATGACTTCAGTCAGAAACCTGTGGAGAATGGAATCACAGAAAGACTATCTGCTGTCAACAGCTCTGATGATACTATACAAAGTGTAGATGGTGATGAGGTGATGCCAGCCTCGAGTGAGCTTTCCAATATAAATGAGATCAAATGCGAGCCGGAGATGTATACAGAAACAGAGCGGAACAGAATGACTGACAGTGTTACATCACACAGTTCCGACGAGAACAGCGATGACAACACCAATGACACGGATGTAGATGACATGTGGGATATCAATATGCCAGATGACAGTGAATATGTCAAGCCCAATGTTCATCAGCCTGATGGAGTAGAGGAAAAAGATGTGATGCTGGACCTGAGCTGTAGTGAGGAGGAAGTTGATCAGGACAATTCATCCACAATCAGACATGACGATGTCTTCCACGACAACAGCCCTGAACCGCAAATCCAACTTACTCCCTCAAAGCAGCGAAAGGCAAGGAAAATCTCTAAAAGGAAGTATAAAGTGAAACCTACAGTAGCCTCAAGGAAAAGGACTGCCTCCTGTCCAGAGGAAGGGCATCGTCAGAGTACAAGATTGAAGAAGAAAGGGCGCCGATCCTATGTGGATGTCGACGTACAAGAGACCTTTGAGGCTAATAGGGATAAAGAG AGACAACCTGACGATGAGAGTCTTCAGAGTGGCCAGGAGAAGCAGTATAAACTTTACAACGAAGATTTCAGCAGTATACATCCCAAAAAACGACACACGGCAAGGTACTCGGAGGGAAACTCTACTGTACCGGAAATCCATCTGGAGAGACAGGGAATCTCCACACAAACAGATGGTAAaccaggtcagaggtcaaggcCAAAGGTTAAAGATAAAACTGATCACACCAGGGTACCTAGGAAGGAGAATCTCAGTTATGATGCAGCAAGTGAACTTCGGGACATTGAGACATTTTCAGATGAAGTCGATTTAGACTCTGATTTTTTGGAAGAACCCGATCCTAACGATTCAGATTATGATCCAGAAATAGATATAGCGGAACCACCACCTAAAAAAAAGCGAAAGTACACAAAGCGCAAAAAGGAGGAAAAAGAGAAAACCACAGATGAAAGAGAATGTCTGGCGGGAAATGATGATGGAACAGATAAGGAGAAATCTGGGAAAAAGACACGAGGGAGGCAAAAAAAACGTGCTAAAGGAGAAAAACTGAACGCTTTACCAGGTAGCAGACGGTCTGATAAGTACTTTCCAGATATCAATGTCCAGTTGGAGGACCACAAGGATAAATACGAAGTAATCACGTGGACAAGTCATTGCAAGAAAGACCGAGGAGTGGATGTGGAGCAGAAGTCTTTTCATGGGTATGGCTGTAAGATGTGTGGTGGTGTGTTTAAAACGACAGACAGGTCAGTGATGGAGGTCCACCTGAAGGAGCACATGCAGGGCAAATTGACTTGTGGCGAGTGTGGTCTGGTTTTTAGTTACTACACACAACTGAGAAAGCACCGCCTCAAGTTACATGTGGAGGCCAAGTACACGTGCGAGGAGTGTGGCCAACAGTTCCACTACATCAAAGTCCTCCATACCCACCTCTCCAAGGTACACAACAAAAATGTGTACCAGTGTAAGAAGTGCCAGATGAACTTCCAGTCGAATGCTGACCGCAAGGCACACAGCCTGGAGGTTCACCCAGAATGCTTTGAAAAATGTAAAGTGTGTGGCGAAACGGTGAACATGACACTTTGTAAAAATGCCATGGAGCGTCATATGCGGTCATACTGGTGTCATCGGACTGCCAGCTGTATCTGTGAAATCTGTGGTAAGGAAGTGCAAAGACTATCCATCAAAACACACATCCGACGAGTGCACCACAAGACCAAGACACTACGCTGTGATATCTGTGACTTCTCTACTCATCTAGGCTCAACTTACAAACTCCATATGAtgacacacacag GTGAACATCCAGTGAAGTGCTCGTTGTGCGACTTCTCCTGTATCCGTAGTTACCAGCTGACATCACACATGAGGACTCACACAGGCCACAAACCTTACAAGTGTGACCAGTGTAACTATGCATCTGCCTGGAATGTCCAGCTCAAGGACCATAAGAAAGCCCATTTCAGTGAAGACCGGGTCAattgtgatacatgtaacattgtATTCAAAGATCGACGTGGGCTTAACATGCATATTTCTAAGGAACATGCTAATACATCTGTTCCCGATTCTCACTTGGTGAAGAAAAATCCCGCCGACACAAGCAATTACATGGCCAGAGAAAACCCAGGTGATTCTGGCTCTTATATAGCACAGGGACATCATGGTAGTATAAATGCTTACAGTGGTCATGGTAATCCAAGCTCATCAGATAATTACATTGTTCGTGGAAATCTGGGTGTACCAAGCTCTTACATCAGAGGGAATCCTGGTGCGGCAGATGCTTATGTTGccaggggaggtaacttataCTGA
- the LOC117343156 gene encoding GATA zinc finger domain-containing protein 14-like → MAAATLSCKQFSKPLKVNARQLSRGGSRINIGKQMNRWLALKAGMRMWKNEEVAKMLLDSWSSVNGIILDDGSELPAEEESSDTEVQNDEPEVYNEIDELPIDNGNLPILERRLEDWEISASQKTPCQDVVPEASHVSTPVAEKPDLKSPCLLEPTQTLKQTESHQHIQISPPVKNQVHDCNQKGKIQIVKTTQNIDLQGLLNAVPIPAGAIKHLVLYPQTGVLIVFYSILSLGQVTQSDSDTSPIIREIIKQEPVSEEEIDDNVGTSKQVNLEAEVISSSHGNQEIVKQEVNSSHGNQQTVKQEVYNNHGNQQDVNQILNSNLGNQQNVNQILSCNYGNQQDVNQIINSNHGNKQDVNRILSGNRGNQQDVNQIINSNHGNKQDVNQILNGNHGNQQDVNQIINSNHGNKQDVNQILNSNHGNKQDAIQILRSDNETGEAGDDIVLNMYCSSDDDADDESDESDEKTTTPNMSGNAHKEVNQAKIKYPTTEAKQATRKRGTNFSSDADGAVMSPSRPKKVHLESDDTVNSYRSERLRKRGKISFVELLKGNVVFKKNRKGEIYAKEREGFSETESSGKTEPSKGRLASVTDGRMVSTSDTETCSEHDDQENNNYDIDGEHSEDEVQVDNSVICLDE, encoded by the exons ATGGCTGCTGCGACTCTATCGTGCAAACAGTTTTCAAAACCGCTGAAAGTAAATGCAAGACAGCTTAGCAGAGGGGGATCTCGTATCAATATTGGCAAACAAATGAATAGATGGCTGGCCTTGAAAGCCGGCATGCGCATGTGGAAAAATGAAGAAGTGGCTAAAATGCTCCTGGACAG CTGGTCTTCAGTCAATGGCATCATCCTGGATGATGGTTCAGAGCTGCCAGCAGAGGAGGAATCATCAGACACAGAAGTACAGAACGATGAACCAGAAGTTTATAATGAGATAGATGA ATTACCTATTGATAATGGAAACCTGCCTATATTGGAGAGAAGATTGGAAGACTGGGAGATTTCTGCCAGTCAGAAAACTCCATGTCAAGATGTTGTGCCTGAGGCATCACATGTATCAACTCCAGTGGCAGAGAAGCCTGATTTAAA GTCTCCATGTCTTCTTGAACCAACACAGACTTTAAAACAAACTGAAAGTCATCAACACATACAAATTTCACCACCGGTGAAAAACCAGGTACATGACTGTAATCAAAAAGGGAAAATTCAGATTGTGAAAACAACTCAAAATATAGATCTTCAAGGTTTGCTGAATGCAGTACCAATTCCAGCAGGGGCCATCAAACATTTGGTGCTTTATCCTCAAACAGGGG TACTAATAGTGTTTTACAGCATTCTTAGCTTAGGACAGGTGACACAATCGGACAGCGACACTTCACCAATTATAAGAGAAATCATAAAACAGGAGCCTGTGTCAGAAGAGGAAATTGATGACAATGTTGGGACTAGTAAGCAAGTTAACCTAGAGGCTGAGGTGATCTCAAGTAGCCATGGTAACCAAGAGATTGTGAAACAGGAAGTCAACAGTAGCCATGGTAACCAACAGACTGTGAAGCAGGAAGTCTACaataaccatggtaaccaacAGGACGTGAACCAGATACTCAATAGTAACCTTGGTAACCAACAGAATGTGAACCAGATACTCAGTTGTAACTATGGTAACCAACAGGACGTGAATCAGATAATCAATagtaaccatggtaacaaacAGGATGTGAATCGGATACTCAGTGGTAACCGTGGTAACCAACAGGACGTGAATCAGATAATCAATagtaaccatggtaacaaacAGGACGTGAATCAGATACTCAatggtaaccatggtaaccaacAGGATGTGAATCAGATAATCAATagtaaccatggtaacaaacAGGACGTGAATCAGATACTCAATagtaaccatggtaacaaacAGGATGCAATTCAGATACTCAGAAGTGACAATGAAACTGGAGAAGCGGGAGATGATATAGTTTTGAATATGTATTGTAGCAGTGACGACGATGCCGATGATGAAAGTGATGAAAGTGATGAAAAAACTACCACACCAAATATGTCGGGAAATGCACATAAAGAAGTAAATCAAGCCAAAATAAAATACCCAACAACAGAGGCAAAACAGGCTACAAGGAAACGTGGCACAAATTTCTCTAGTGATGCTGACGGTGCAGTCATGTCCCCTTCTCGTCCTAAAAAAGTACACTTAGAATCTGATGACACTGTCAACTCTTACCGCAGTGAAAGACTTAGGAAGAgagggaaaatatcatttgttgaacttttgaaaggaaatgttgtttttaagaaaaacaGGAAAGGAGAAATTTATGCTAAAGAG AGAGAAGGTTTTAGTGAAACTGAATCCAGTGGAAAAACGGAGCCTTCCAAAGGTAGACTAGCTAGTGTCACTGATGGTAGGATGGTGTCGACATCTGATACAGAAACATGTAGTGAGCATGATGACCAGGAAAACAATAATTATGATATCGATGGTGAACATAGTGAAGATGAGGTTCAAGTTGACAATTCTGTCATATGTTTGGATGAATAA